From Halostella salina, one genomic window encodes:
- a CDS encoding DNA double-strand break repair nuclease NurA — protein MTLDPVHFEGIARLARRIGRDVDDGDHTELAEDVWADFLEPLVDDDGREVVTPLDDRRRRSIDVEAAALRGSPFDSTHGLDSGTINPTTFKNGLVLDVAQAAMSGCPSDLDLHRSRSLVATVHASDDAVKLPEEWVTYDEGYGRRRVLQAPPVNRFMEGVVHALALYLAESEHALEHADCVDDLLILDGPLYPKELLNWQDRDAELRELAHDAKPRAIVENYVRLVERFVAADTPLVGFVKNPSSKLITRTVDRKGHPAPWVDDTALFVRLLERREDGERRTDQLTFTNWFVSRGGSDRTLAADGDALGIDRELDPSAYEVTFFVVYDPREDVLYKVEAPYAVTSDPDVRDRLERHLLAEIAAERGPPAAVHKADSLARISREEKRSLRRTFERSMDTEEQRTYDDVRWDAEP, from the coding sequence ATGACGCTCGACCCGGTGCATTTCGAGGGGATCGCCCGGCTGGCCCGCAGGATCGGCCGGGACGTCGACGACGGCGACCACACGGAACTCGCCGAGGACGTCTGGGCGGACTTTCTCGAACCGCTGGTCGACGACGACGGGCGCGAGGTGGTCACCCCGCTCGACGACCGGCGGCGGCGGTCGATCGACGTGGAGGCCGCCGCACTCCGGGGGTCGCCGTTCGATTCGACCCACGGGCTGGACTCCGGGACGATCAACCCGACCACGTTCAAGAACGGGCTGGTGCTGGACGTGGCACAGGCCGCGATGAGCGGCTGTCCCTCGGATCTGGACCTCCACCGGTCCCGGAGCCTCGTGGCGACGGTTCACGCCAGCGACGACGCCGTGAAACTGCCCGAGGAGTGGGTCACCTACGACGAGGGGTACGGTCGGCGGCGCGTGCTCCAAGCCCCGCCCGTGAACCGGTTCATGGAGGGGGTCGTCCACGCGCTGGCGCTGTACCTCGCCGAGAGCGAGCACGCGCTCGAACACGCCGACTGCGTCGACGACCTCCTCATCCTCGACGGGCCGCTGTACCCGAAGGAGCTGCTGAACTGGCAGGACCGCGACGCCGAACTCCGGGAGCTGGCCCACGACGCAAAGCCCCGCGCCATCGTCGAGAACTACGTCCGCCTCGTCGAGCGCTTCGTCGCCGCGGACACGCCGCTGGTCGGCTTCGTCAAGAACCCCTCCTCGAAGCTCATCACCCGGACGGTCGACCGCAAGGGCCACCCCGCGCCGTGGGTCGACGACACCGCCCTCTTCGTCCGCCTGCTTGAGCGCCGCGAGGACGGCGAGCGCCGCACCGACCAGCTCACCTTCACGAACTGGTTCGTCTCGCGGGGCGGCTCCGACCGCACGCTGGCCGCCGACGGCGACGCGCTCGGCATCGACCGGGAACTCGACCCGTCGGCGTACGAGGTGACGTTCTTCGTGGTGTACGACCCCCGCGAGGACGTGCTGTACAAGGTCGAAGCGCCGTACGCGGTCACGTCGGACCCCGACGTGCGGGACCGGCTGGAGCGCCACCTGCTCGCCGAGATCGCGGCCGAGCGCGGCCCGCCCGCCGCCGTCCACAAGGCCGACTCGCTGGCCCGGATCAGCCGGGAGGAGAAGCGGTCGCTCCGCCGGACGTTCGAGCGGTCGATGGACACCGAGGAGCAGCGGACGTACGACGACGTGCGGTGGGACGCCGAGCCGTAG
- a CDS encoding PAS domain S-box protein: protein MASEALTDSLRETLARFDRGGEPRTTSEVADSLDLGRRSTYERLERLVEHGELDTKKVGASARVWWRPGATGPPSGSASAAESVVEDVLDEAAVGVFVLDAEFDVAWINDAVQRYFGVDRKRVLGRDKRSLVRERIAPVVENTERFTDRLLSAYDDNAATERFECRVTTGEHRERRWLEHRSKPIPSGAYAGGRVELYYDITERKLTERARRQERKQFESMVDAVEEYAIFRLDPEGRVRSWNPGAERIKGYDADEIIGEHVSVFYTEEDRVSSVPERNLEAAARLGSVEEEGWRVAKDGSRFWANVTVTAIRDDDGELKGYTKVTRDMTERRQRERQVRRQRDELKRELDDVFDRIDDAFVGLDTEYRITYVSDRAAELLDRTPGELAGRKFVEVFPEVVGTRFEEESFRAMEEQEQRSFEAQYEPLDAWFETTIYPSDTGLSVYFRDVTERKERERELEQYETIVETVDDGIYALDDDARFVMVNDAFCEMAGWEREELLGRPSSTVYDDDLAGEAADRTAAVVEGDREAAVLEFDLHTRDGDQFPVEARFGPLPTSDGYGRCGVVRDVSDRLERERELRRRVRQQEVVADLGQRALEDTDVDDLMAAAAAEVAETLDTDYCKVLDLDADAEELLLRQGVGWDEGVVGEATVSAVDDDSQAAYTLASAEPVVVSDLATETRFSGPDLLTDHDVRSGISVVIGPREEPWGILGTHDTATREFSEHDVTFVQSVATVLATAIGRHRDEQVLRRQREQLAALNGINEVVREITDAAIDQSTREEIEKTVCDRLVETESYLFAWVGEVDVATQEVTVRTETGAAEYLDDVHISADQTDERGEGPTARALRTGEIQTVSDVRTAANYSPWRDTAEEYGVRSSAAIPIVHEDTVYGVLNVYAERPDAFAEPERTVVGQLGEVVGHAIAATERKRALMGDEVTELEFRIADVFDAVEADGDREGRIRIDSAVPVEDGEFLVYGNATPDATGDLETLVGAIPHWTDVTFHGDPEADDESGFELRLSDPPVLAALASIGGSVDEAVIEDGDYRMRLHLSPGADARQVIDAVQETYPTAEMVKRRQRTRAEVPDDRGRAGLEALTERQRTALEAAYHAGFFEWPRDSSGEDVAESLGVSPATFHQHLRKAEKEVLGAVLP, encoded by the coding sequence ATGGCCTCCGAAGCGTTGACCGACAGCCTCCGGGAGACGCTCGCACGCTTCGACAGGGGTGGGGAGCCGCGGACGACGAGCGAGGTGGCGGACTCGCTCGACCTCGGCCGGCGGAGCACGTACGAGCGGCTGGAACGGCTCGTCGAGCACGGCGAACTCGACACGAAGAAAGTCGGCGCGAGCGCCCGCGTCTGGTGGCGGCCGGGGGCGACCGGACCGCCAAGCGGCTCCGCGTCGGCCGCCGAATCGGTCGTCGAGGACGTGCTTGACGAGGCGGCCGTCGGCGTGTTCGTGCTCGACGCCGAGTTCGACGTCGCCTGGATCAACGACGCCGTCCAGCGGTACTTCGGCGTCGACCGGAAACGGGTGCTCGGTCGGGACAAGCGGTCGCTGGTGCGCGAGCGGATCGCGCCGGTCGTCGAGAACACGGAGCGGTTCACCGACCGGCTGCTTTCGGCGTACGACGACAACGCCGCAACCGAGCGGTTCGAGTGTCGCGTGACGACGGGCGAGCACCGCGAGCGGCGGTGGCTCGAACACCGGAGCAAGCCGATACCGTCCGGCGCGTACGCCGGCGGGCGCGTCGAACTGTACTACGACATCACCGAACGGAAACTCACCGAGCGGGCGCGTCGACAGGAGCGGAAGCAGTTCGAGTCGATGGTCGACGCCGTCGAGGAGTACGCCATCTTCAGGCTGGACCCGGAGGGACGGGTCCGGAGCTGGAACCCCGGCGCGGAGCGGATCAAGGGGTACGACGCCGACGAGATCATCGGGGAGCACGTCTCCGTCTTCTACACCGAGGAGGACCGCGTGTCGTCCGTCCCGGAGCGGAACCTCGAAGCGGCGGCCAGGCTCGGGTCGGTCGAGGAGGAGGGCTGGCGCGTGGCGAAGGACGGCTCGCGGTTCTGGGCGAACGTCACGGTCACGGCCATCCGCGACGACGACGGCGAACTGAAGGGGTACACGAAGGTGACGCGGGACATGACCGAGCGACGGCAGCGCGAACGGCAGGTCCGCCGACAGCGCGACGAGTTAAAGCGCGAACTCGACGACGTGTTCGACCGGATCGACGACGCGTTCGTCGGCCTCGATACGGAGTACCGCATCACCTACGTCAGCGACCGCGCGGCGGAGTTGCTCGACCGGACGCCGGGCGAACTCGCCGGACGGAAGTTCGTCGAGGTGTTTCCGGAGGTCGTCGGCACGCGGTTCGAGGAGGAGTCGTTCCGGGCGATGGAGGAACAGGAACAGCGCTCGTTCGAGGCGCAGTACGAACCGCTCGACGCGTGGTTCGAGACGACGATCTACCCGTCCGACACCGGGCTCTCGGTGTACTTCCGGGACGTGACCGAGCGCAAGGAGCGCGAGCGCGAACTGGAGCAGTACGAGACGATCGTCGAGACGGTCGACGACGGGATCTACGCGCTCGACGACGACGCCCGGTTCGTCATGGTCAACGACGCGTTCTGCGAGATGGCCGGCTGGGAGCGCGAGGAGCTGCTCGGCCGCCCTTCCTCGACGGTGTACGACGACGACCTCGCGGGCGAGGCGGCCGACCGGACGGCGGCGGTGGTCGAGGGCGACCGCGAGGCGGCCGTGCTCGAGTTCGACCTCCACACCCGGGACGGCGACCAGTTCCCGGTCGAGGCCCGGTTCGGCCCGCTGCCGACGAGCGACGGCTACGGTCGGTGCGGCGTCGTCCGCGACGTGTCCGACCGCCTCGAACGCGAGCGCGAGCTGCGGCGGCGCGTCCGCCAGCAGGAGGTGGTCGCCGACCTCGGCCAGCGCGCGCTGGAGGACACCGACGTCGACGACCTGATGGCCGCCGCGGCCGCGGAGGTGGCCGAGACGCTCGACACCGACTACTGCAAGGTGCTCGACCTGGACGCCGACGCCGAGGAGCTACTGCTCCGGCAGGGCGTCGGATGGGACGAGGGGGTCGTGGGCGAGGCGACCGTCTCGGCCGTCGACGACGACTCGCAGGCGGCCTACACGCTGGCGTCCGCGGAGCCGGTGGTCGTGAGCGACCTCGCCACGGAGACGCGGTTCAGCGGGCCGGACCTGCTGACCGACCACGACGTGCGGAGCGGGATCAGCGTGGTCATCGGGCCACGGGAGGAGCCGTGGGGGATCCTCGGCACCCACGACACCGCCACGAGGGAGTTCTCGGAGCACGACGTGACGTTCGTGCAGTCGGTCGCCACCGTGCTCGCGACCGCGATCGGCCGCCACAGGGACGAGCAGGTGCTGCGCCGCCAGCGCGAGCAGCTCGCGGCGCTGAACGGGATCAACGAGGTCGTCCGCGAGATCACCGACGCGGCGATCGACCAGTCGACCCGCGAGGAGATAGAGAAGACGGTCTGTGACCGCCTGGTCGAGACGGAGTCGTACCTGTTCGCGTGGGTCGGCGAGGTCGACGTGGCGACCCAGGAGGTGACCGTCCGCACCGAGACCGGCGCGGCGGAGTACCTCGACGACGTGCACATCTCGGCCGACCAGACGGACGAACGGGGCGAAGGTCCCACCGCGCGGGCGCTGCGCACCGGCGAGATCCAGACGGTCAGCGACGTGCGGACCGCCGCGAACTACAGCCCGTGGCGCGACACGGCCGAGGAGTACGGGGTACGCTCCTCCGCGGCGATCCCGATCGTTCACGAGGACACCGTCTACGGCGTGTTGAACGTGTACGCGGAGCGCCCCGACGCGTTCGCCGAACCCGAGCGGACGGTCGTCGGCCAGCTCGGCGAGGTCGTCGGCCACGCGATCGCCGCGACCGAGCGCAAGCGCGCGCTGATGGGCGACGAGGTGACCGAACTCGAGTTCCGGATCGCGGACGTGTTCGACGCGGTCGAGGCGGACGGGGACCGCGAGGGCCGCATCCGAATAGACAGCGCGGTCCCGGTCGAGGACGGCGAGTTCCTGGTGTACGGAAACGCGACCCCGGACGCCACCGGGGATCTCGAGACGCTGGTCGGCGCGATACCCCACTGGACCGACGTGACGTTCCACGGCGACCCCGAGGCGGACGACGAATCGGGGTTCGAGCTCCGGCTGTCGGACCCGCCGGTGCTCGCCGCCCTCGCGTCGATCGGCGGGTCGGTCGACGAGGCCGTCATCGAGGACGGGGACTACCGGATGCGGCTGCACCTCTCGCCGGGCGCGGACGCCCGGCAGGTGATCGACGCGGTACAGGAGACCTACCCGACCGCGGAGATGGTGAAACGGCGACAGCGGACGCGCGCCGAGGTGCCGGACGACCGGGGCCGGGCCGGCCTCGAGGCGCTCACGGAGCGCCAGCGAACCGCGCTCGAAGCCGCGTACCACGCCGGCTTCTTCGAGTGGCCCCGCGACAGTTCGGGCGAGGACGTGGCCGAGTCGCTCGGCGTCAGCCCGGCGACGTTCCACCAGCACCTCCGGAAGGCCGAGAAGGAAGTGCTCGGAGCGGTGCTGCCCTGA
- a CDS encoding DUF7344 domain-containing protein, with translation MSQSTHAADDSGTTLSNSERHRLLASAQRRAVVGVLADRSVPIELNELAAAVAAEPTDDTTDGRTARETATALHHHHLPMMADLGAIEYDAETNAVAACHVCPAALRE, from the coding sequence ATGTCACAGAGCACTCACGCGGCCGACGATTCGGGCACAACCCTGTCGAACAGCGAACGCCACCGGCTGCTTGCGTCGGCACAGCGGCGTGCCGTGGTCGGTGTCCTCGCGGACCGGTCGGTCCCGATTGAACTGAACGAGTTGGCGGCGGCCGTCGCCGCCGAACCAACCGACGACACGACCGACGGTCGGACCGCCCGGGAGACCGCGACCGCGCTCCACCACCACCACCTGCCGATGATGGCGGACCTCGGTGCGATCGAGTACGACGCCGAGACGAACGCCGTCGCCGCGTGTCACGTCTGTCCGGCGGCGCTCCGGGAGTAG
- a CDS encoding DUF7113 family protein, translated as MLLVRGRAGGTELTGTLYERGERAPSFKGAPDEDAPYVWVCDEFYEVESGGTTQEVDGRELRIAFESPMPRGFDTREQALDAAKDHVRTQFARLGVDGADVDVEVRKEEPGAEV; from the coding sequence ATGCTACTGGTTCGCGGCCGTGCTGGCGGGACCGAGCTGACCGGCACGCTGTACGAGCGGGGGGAGCGCGCCCCCTCGTTCAAGGGCGCGCCCGACGAGGACGCGCCGTACGTCTGGGTCTGCGACGAGTTCTACGAGGTCGAGAGCGGCGGGACGACACAGGAGGTCGACGGCCGCGAACTGCGGATCGCGTTCGAGTCGCCGATGCCACGCGGGTTCGACACCCGCGAGCAGGCGCTCGACGCCGCGAAGGACCACGTCCGGACGCAGTTCGCCCGGCTGGGCGTCGACGGTGCGGACGTGGACGTGGAGGTCCGGAAGGAAGAGCCGGGCGCGGAGGTCTGA